A portion of the Deltaproteobacteria bacterium genome contains these proteins:
- a CDS encoding multidrug effflux MFS transporter, with amino-acid sequence MSAPVGNGRFVFLIAAAIAVGQLGVSLYLPALPVIGYDLSISPSWMAMTLTVYFAGFAFFNLFAGPFSDALGRRFMILRGLEVYAVGTLLCAVATDITMLLAGRIIQAFGAGVAPVVGKAMIQDASPKDHTVILMGWLGAAISITPAVAPFIGGIITEHLQWRWIFWSLLIFNALIWLLNFSLLSETLPHPAFRRITLVSVFKTYREFLGNRVYMGYILTLGACFGGLGAYYTASPFIFIHDFHLSPSLYGLITLVIATGFIIGNLGVGRLTHSRWFHRILYIGGILMLVGALGMLCMPRGLVTAATVLGTTFLFIVGFGIIFPIATKEALGCYVAQAGAASALLGFVQLSSSALSSLAVGFFQSQGMSSYSAMALIMFLSAIFAIVLIRRMQRS; translated from the coding sequence ATGTCTGCACCCGTCGGCAACGGCAGATTTGTCTTTCTGATAGCTGCCGCCATAGCAGTAGGGCAATTAGGGGTAAGTCTTTACCTGCCGGCATTACCTGTGATCGGTTATGATCTGAGCATCTCTCCCTCGTGGATGGCGATGACACTCACCGTATATTTCGCAGGATTCGCCTTTTTCAACCTTTTTGCAGGTCCTTTCTCGGACGCCCTTGGCAGGCGTTTCATGATTCTCCGTGGCTTGGAGGTGTATGCCGTGGGCACCCTGCTTTGTGCTGTCGCCACTGATATCACGATGCTGTTAGCCGGAAGGATCATTCAGGCCTTTGGCGCCGGTGTGGCACCCGTGGTGGGGAAGGCCATGATCCAGGACGCCTCTCCCAAGGACCACACAGTGATTCTTATGGGATGGCTGGGAGCGGCTATCTCAATAACCCCTGCAGTAGCGCCCTTCATAGGCGGTATTATCACGGAGCATCTGCAATGGCGATGGATTTTCTGGTCGCTTCTTATTTTTAATGCATTGATCTGGTTGCTGAATTTCTCTTTGCTGTCAGAAACACTTCCCCATCCCGCCTTCCGTCGTATCACACTGGTTTCTGTCTTTAAAACCTATCGAGAATTCCTAGGAAATCGGGTTTACATGGGGTATATTCTCACTCTCGGTGCATGCTTTGGAGGTTTGGGCGCTTACTACACTGCCTCGCCCTTTATTTTCATCCATGATTTTCATCTGAGCCCTTCACTCTATGGTCTGATTACACTGGTAATCGCGACGGGCTTTATCATAGGCAATCTCGGTGTCGGACGTCTTACTCATAGTCGATGGTTCCACCGGATATTGTATATAGGGGGAATCCTCATGTTGGTGGGCGCTCTGGGGATGTTGTGCATGCCCAGGGGGCTCGTCACGGCTGCAACGGTTTTGGGAACCACCTTCCTTTTTATCGTCGGTTTTGGTATCATCTTTCCCATCGCCACAAAAGAGGCTTTGGGTTGTTATGTCGCACAGGCAGGAGCCGCTTCCGCACTGCTTGGGTTCGTCCAACTCAGTAGTTCTGCCCTGAGCAGTCTTGCTGTTGGATTCTTTCAATCTCAGGGCATGTCTTCTTATAGCGCGATGGCTCTTATCATGTTCCTCAGTGCCATTTTTGCAATTGTCCTCATTCGCCGTATGCAACGTAGTTGA
- a CDS encoding hemerythrin domain-containing protein: MKPIAPLMIEHRLIERMAGVMEDYVTSIRGDKKVNPAFVDVVLDFFRTYGDKTHHGKEEDTLFAALAKKNLSADHKKMLDILIDDHVQARKLMAKLAEANKKYVKGNADAGNDIINYMETLTILYRKHIELEDKHFFIPSLGYFTKDEMNTMLNDMWEYDRNMIHIKYREVVGQAKEMIGQ; encoded by the coding sequence ATGAAACCTATTGCTCCCCTCATGATCGAACATCGTCTCATTGAGCGTATGGCTGGTGTAATGGAGGATTATGTGACCTCTATCCGGGGAGATAAAAAAGTAAATCCTGCCTTCGTTGACGTTGTGCTTGATTTTTTCAGAACATACGGGGATAAGACGCATCATGGAAAAGAAGAGGATACCCTTTTTGCTGCATTAGCCAAAAAGAACCTTTCAGCAGACCACAAGAAAATGCTGGACATCCTGATCGACGATCACGTTCAGGCGAGAAAATTGATGGCGAAGCTGGCAGAAGCCAACAAGAAGTATGTAAAAGGCAATGCAGATGCCGGCAATGATATCATTAACTACATGGAAACACTGACCATATTGTATAGAAAGCACATTGAACTTGAAGACAAACATTTTTTCATCCCCTCTTTAGGTTATTTCACCAAGGATGAAATGAACACTATGCTTAACGACATGTGGGAATACGATCGAAATATGATTCATATAAAATACAGGGAAGTGGTGGGGCAAGCGAAAGAAATGATCGGCCAGTGA
- a CDS encoding rubredoxin — MNDQSKYICEICGYIYDPEKGDPSEGIPAGKSFKELPDSWRCPLCGVDKTMFKKLS; from the coding sequence ATCAATGATCAATCTAAATATATCTGCGAAATCTGTGGTTATATTTATGATCCCGAGAAGGGAGATCCTTCAGAAGGTATCCCCGCCGGAAAGTCCTTTAAGGAACTACCTGACAGTTGGAGGTGCCCATTATGCGGCGTCGATAAGACTATGTTTAAAAAATTGAGTTGA
- a CDS encoding formylglycine-generating enzyme family protein, protein MKRRTILSIIVALMIAASTFAVGVESADKSFMSPAMGTAFVLIPPGTFMMGDEQGLSQHQVTISKPFYMQATEVTQGQWQKVMGSNPSSFKNCGDDCPVENVSWIDAQEFIGKLNQMEGTDKYRLPTEAEWEYACRAGSTMKYSFGSSEGELGDYAWYDINSASRTHPVAKKKPNTWGLHDMYGNVWEWCQDGFDDYPSGKVTDPRGLPAGQHRVLRGGSWLDNAGILRSAFRGQEYPVVRSHDIGFRLVRAF, encoded by the coding sequence ATGAAGAGAAGAACAATTTTATCAATCATCGTTGCTCTGATGATTGCTGCCTCAACCTTCGCTGTCGGTGTGGAATCTGCGGACAAATCCTTCATGAGCCCTGCCATGGGAACAGCATTCGTACTGATCCCTCCAGGAACGTTCATGATGGGAGATGAGCAGGGTTTATCTCAGCACCAGGTGACGATCAGCAAACCTTTTTACATGCAGGCAACTGAGGTTACACAGGGACAGTGGCAGAAGGTCATGGGAAGCAATCCCTCCTCTTTTAAAAACTGCGGCGATGACTGCCCTGTGGAAAATGTTTCCTGGATTGATGCCCAGGAATTTATCGGGAAGCTCAATCAAATGGAGGGGACAGACAAGTATCGCCTCCCCACTGAAGCGGAATGGGAGTACGCCTGCCGGGCGGGTTCCACAATGAAATACTCGTTTGGTAGTAGTGAAGGTGAACTTGGAGACTATGCCTGGTATGATATAAATTCAGCCTCCCGGACACATCCTGTGGCAAAGAAGAAGCCTAACACATGGGGTCTCCATGACATGTACGGCAATGTCTGGGAGTGGTGTCAGGACGGGTTCGATGATTATCCTTCAGGTAAAGTGACGGACCCGAGAGGGTTGCCTGCCGGACAACACCGTGTATTGCGGGGAGGCTCATGGCTCGACAACGCGGGAATCCTGCGGTCTGCCTTTCGCGGCCAGGAATATCCGGTCGTCCGTTCACACGACATCGGTTTTCGTCTCGTCAGGGCTTTCTAA
- a CDS encoding cytochrome P460 family protein — MNKKVLILIFCVVVSLVFSGIIFAQAKKEKAKAGGKAIAATGAAVWDYLKKEGYANKWKMWPGTTAMYAGPEPHGAFLTTYVNEPALKAITGKKGKFPDGAIISQDNYSKNKKLKFISVMYKVKGYNPQGGDWFWAQYKPDGRIEVEGKVDECIKCHVAQKGNDYVYTSKMK, encoded by the coding sequence ATGAATAAAAAGGTTTTAATTCTTATTTTCTGTGTAGTTGTAAGTCTTGTTTTCTCAGGAATAATCTTTGCGCAGGCCAAGAAAGAAAAGGCAAAGGCCGGCGGCAAGGCGATTGCTGCAACCGGGGCTGCTGTATGGGATTACTTGAAGAAAGAAGGTTATGCGAACAAGTGGAAAATGTGGCCGGGAACAACGGCAATGTATGCCGGACCTGAACCTCACGGCGCGTTCCTCACTACCTATGTCAATGAACCGGCTTTGAAGGCCATCACCGGAAAGAAGGGAAAATTCCCCGATGGGGCAATAATCTCACAGGACAACTATTCGAAAAACAAAAAGCTGAAGTTTATCTCTGTCATGTATAAGGTAAAGGGCTACAACCCACAGGGTGGAGACTGGTTCTGGGCACAGTATAAGCCTGATGGAAGGATTGAGGTGGAAGGAAAGGTGGATGAGTGTATCAAATGTCATGTCGCCCAAAAAGGAAATGACTATGTGTACACAAGTAAAATGAAATAG